A region of Coccinella septempunctata chromosome 5, icCocSept1.1, whole genome shotgun sequence DNA encodes the following proteins:
- the LOC123313308 gene encoding rab5 GDP/GTP exchange factor isoform X2, translated as MMYATKQPSLRINQSDLKCKNGCGFYGNADWEGYCSKCHRNHMEQKKQGQSSKQKTNVFTKFEEKKRQQSDKKTKFLPLFRKPNTKDAEKQRSSEVKHNNPDAEKLMTEFMVTFNEYGASLRNDFFKLTQLFIKKTKADVDVNKPIDDISDVVQKFYSSFNDHLNTSKVYKDLQPEIKEQLLNFFEKYVMTLLYSALFCPQTTNDEEKDLAIQERIRQLSWVNAHHLDSCINETSIEVRDLVYTAIADLLGMDSMKSPLEKLTCVVKCCRNVVEVLRHCRGGPVSADEFLPALIFVVLKANPARLKSNILYCTRFCNDARLMKGEAGYYFTNLCCAVSFIENLTAESFNMPEQEFESYMSGEITCISAWESALVACEGMHQLREHLNIIKDLSVRTSAVQESTKALRDEIENFKVELDETVAEVLDRTPLVIKPRKVIISLDSQATSISSVNPAAIPLDLEASEGSGASFYQQNIEIGQLNTYNKSALQLDITPCVRVESNDNIASVDDTPDDHSQNSLGLSKINYDIDFSDLSGDNSLGEDITPDRKSLNITPDPFSPIEGACAITQEPLVPSMAYSGTSIQKEENDFVPPFQESNDSITTLLDEDKVISQKLPPPLKPLNTYSGFSKQGLQIPSIPCNTGDLSTLNVPSSSGNANKKGA; from the exons ATGATGTACGCGACAAAACAGCCATCATTAAGGATCAATCAGTCCGATCTGAAATGCAAGAATGGATGTGGGTTCTATGGCAATGCTGATTGGGAAG GCTATTGTTCGAAATGCCACAGAAATCACATGGAACAAAAAAAACAGGGACAGTCCAGCAAACAGAAGACAAACGTCTTCACCAAGttcgaagaaaaaaaacgaCAGCAATCTGATAAGAAAACCAAGTTTTTACCCCTCTTTAGAAAACCTAATACTAAAG ATGCTGAAAAGCAGCGTTCTTCCGAAGTAAAACACAACAATCCAGATGCAGAAAAACTTATGACAGAATTTATGGTTACATTCAATGAGTATGGAGCATCCTTAAGGAACGATTTCTTCAAACTAACACAGCTCTTCATCAAGAAGACCAAAGCTGATGTTGATGTGAACAAACCTATCGACGATATTTCAGACGTTGTGCAAAAGTTCTATAGTTCTTTCAATGATCATCTGAATACCTCAAAGGTATATAAAGATTTGCAGCCTGAAATCAAAGAGCAACTGCTGAATTTCTTCGAGAAATATGTCATGACACTACTCTACAG TGCCCTGTTTTGTCCACAAACAACTAACGATGAAGAAAAGGACTTGGCCATTCAAGAACGTATCCGCCAACTGAGTTGGGTAAATGCACATCATTTGGATAGCTGCATCAATGAAACAAGCATAGAAGTTCGAGATCTAGTGTATACGGCCATCGCGGACCTTTTAGGGATGGATTCAATGAAATCGCCTCTTGAAAAACTCACCTGTGTAGTGAAATGCTGCAGAAATGTTGTAGAGGTGTTAAGGCATTGTCGAGGGGGACCAGTAAGCGCTGACGAATTTTTACCTGCCTTAATCTTCGTGGTTCTGAAGGCAAATCCTGCGAGGTTGAAGAGCAACATTCTGTATTGCACCAGATTCTGTAATGATGCTAGACTAATGAAGGGTGAAGCTGGCTATTATTTCACGAATTTG TGTTGCGCCGTATCGTTCATAGAAAATCTCACTGCTGAATCATTCAACATGCCAGAACAAGAGTTTGAGAGCTATATGTCAGGGGAAATAACCTGCATCAGTGCATGGGAATCTGCTCTTGTGGCATGTGAAGGCATGCACCAACTTCGCGAACATCTTAACATCATAAAAGACCTTTCAGTCAGAACGTCGGCAGTACAAGAAAGCACCAAGGCTTTGCGAGACGAGATAGAGAATTTCAAG GTTGAGCTGGACGAAACTGTAGCTGAAGTACTGGATAGAACGCCATTGGTAATTAAACCTAGGAAAGTAATAATATCTTTGGATTCTCAAGCAACAAGCATTTCCAGTGTTAACCCTGCAGCTATTCCTCTGGATTTGGAAGCTTCTGAAGGATCTGGGGCTAGTTTCTATCAGCAGAATATAGAGATTGGACAGCTCAATACCTACAACAAATCCGCACTACAGCTGGATATAACGCCTTGCGTGAGAGTAGAATCTAACGATAACATTGCTAGTGTAGATGATACTCCCGATGACCACAGTCAAAACTCTTTAGGTCTTTCCAAAATCAACTACGACATTGATTTTTCTGATCTGAGCGGTGACAATAGCCTTGGCGAAGATATAACACCTGATAGAAAGTCGTTAAATATTACCCCGGATCCCTTTAGTCCCATTGAGGGTGCTTGTGCAATTACACAAGAGCCCCTAGTTCCATCTATGGCATATTCTGGTACTTCTATACAGAAGGAGGAAAACGATTTTGTGCCACCTTTCCAAGAGAGTAATGATTCTATTACTACTTTACTGGATGAAGATAAAGTAATATCACAAAAACTACCGCCTCCTCTGAAACCCTTGAATACCTACTCTGGATTTTCGAAGCAAGGACTACAAATCCCCAGCATTCCATGTAACACAGGTGATTTGAGTACATTGAATGTTCCATCAAGTTCTGGAAATGCTAATAAAAAAGGTGCATAA
- the LOC123313308 gene encoding rab5 GDP/GTP exchange factor isoform X1: MSICVLNLQKSYKYMMYATKQPSLRINQSDLKCKNGCGFYGNADWEGYCSKCHRNHMEQKKQGQSSKQKTNVFTKFEEKKRQQSDKKTKFLPLFRKPNTKDAEKQRSSEVKHNNPDAEKLMTEFMVTFNEYGASLRNDFFKLTQLFIKKTKADVDVNKPIDDISDVVQKFYSSFNDHLNTSKVYKDLQPEIKEQLLNFFEKYVMTLLYSALFCPQTTNDEEKDLAIQERIRQLSWVNAHHLDSCINETSIEVRDLVYTAIADLLGMDSMKSPLEKLTCVVKCCRNVVEVLRHCRGGPVSADEFLPALIFVVLKANPARLKSNILYCTRFCNDARLMKGEAGYYFTNLCCAVSFIENLTAESFNMPEQEFESYMSGEITCISAWESALVACEGMHQLREHLNIIKDLSVRTSAVQESTKALRDEIENFKVELDETVAEVLDRTPLVIKPRKVIISLDSQATSISSVNPAAIPLDLEASEGSGASFYQQNIEIGQLNTYNKSALQLDITPCVRVESNDNIASVDDTPDDHSQNSLGLSKINYDIDFSDLSGDNSLGEDITPDRKSLNITPDPFSPIEGACAITQEPLVPSMAYSGTSIQKEENDFVPPFQESNDSITTLLDEDKVISQKLPPPLKPLNTYSGFSKQGLQIPSIPCNTGDLSTLNVPSSSGNANKKGA; the protein is encoded by the exons ATGTCCATTTGTGTTTTGAATTTGCAGAAGTCGTACAAGTACATGATGTACGCGACAAAACAGCCATCATTAAGGATCAATCAGTCCGATCTGAAATGCAAGAATGGATGTGGGTTCTATGGCAATGCTGATTGGGAAG GCTATTGTTCGAAATGCCACAGAAATCACATGGAACAAAAAAAACAGGGACAGTCCAGCAAACAGAAGACAAACGTCTTCACCAAGttcgaagaaaaaaaacgaCAGCAATCTGATAAGAAAACCAAGTTTTTACCCCTCTTTAGAAAACCTAATACTAAAG ATGCTGAAAAGCAGCGTTCTTCCGAAGTAAAACACAACAATCCAGATGCAGAAAAACTTATGACAGAATTTATGGTTACATTCAATGAGTATGGAGCATCCTTAAGGAACGATTTCTTCAAACTAACACAGCTCTTCATCAAGAAGACCAAAGCTGATGTTGATGTGAACAAACCTATCGACGATATTTCAGACGTTGTGCAAAAGTTCTATAGTTCTTTCAATGATCATCTGAATACCTCAAAGGTATATAAAGATTTGCAGCCTGAAATCAAAGAGCAACTGCTGAATTTCTTCGAGAAATATGTCATGACACTACTCTACAG TGCCCTGTTTTGTCCACAAACAACTAACGATGAAGAAAAGGACTTGGCCATTCAAGAACGTATCCGCCAACTGAGTTGGGTAAATGCACATCATTTGGATAGCTGCATCAATGAAACAAGCATAGAAGTTCGAGATCTAGTGTATACGGCCATCGCGGACCTTTTAGGGATGGATTCAATGAAATCGCCTCTTGAAAAACTCACCTGTGTAGTGAAATGCTGCAGAAATGTTGTAGAGGTGTTAAGGCATTGTCGAGGGGGACCAGTAAGCGCTGACGAATTTTTACCTGCCTTAATCTTCGTGGTTCTGAAGGCAAATCCTGCGAGGTTGAAGAGCAACATTCTGTATTGCACCAGATTCTGTAATGATGCTAGACTAATGAAGGGTGAAGCTGGCTATTATTTCACGAATTTG TGTTGCGCCGTATCGTTCATAGAAAATCTCACTGCTGAATCATTCAACATGCCAGAACAAGAGTTTGAGAGCTATATGTCAGGGGAAATAACCTGCATCAGTGCATGGGAATCTGCTCTTGTGGCATGTGAAGGCATGCACCAACTTCGCGAACATCTTAACATCATAAAAGACCTTTCAGTCAGAACGTCGGCAGTACAAGAAAGCACCAAGGCTTTGCGAGACGAGATAGAGAATTTCAAG GTTGAGCTGGACGAAACTGTAGCTGAAGTACTGGATAGAACGCCATTGGTAATTAAACCTAGGAAAGTAATAATATCTTTGGATTCTCAAGCAACAAGCATTTCCAGTGTTAACCCTGCAGCTATTCCTCTGGATTTGGAAGCTTCTGAAGGATCTGGGGCTAGTTTCTATCAGCAGAATATAGAGATTGGACAGCTCAATACCTACAACAAATCCGCACTACAGCTGGATATAACGCCTTGCGTGAGAGTAGAATCTAACGATAACATTGCTAGTGTAGATGATACTCCCGATGACCACAGTCAAAACTCTTTAGGTCTTTCCAAAATCAACTACGACATTGATTTTTCTGATCTGAGCGGTGACAATAGCCTTGGCGAAGATATAACACCTGATAGAAAGTCGTTAAATATTACCCCGGATCCCTTTAGTCCCATTGAGGGTGCTTGTGCAATTACACAAGAGCCCCTAGTTCCATCTATGGCATATTCTGGTACTTCTATACAGAAGGAGGAAAACGATTTTGTGCCACCTTTCCAAGAGAGTAATGATTCTATTACTACTTTACTGGATGAAGATAAAGTAATATCACAAAAACTACCGCCTCCTCTGAAACCCTTGAATACCTACTCTGGATTTTCGAAGCAAGGACTACAAATCCCCAGCATTCCATGTAACACAGGTGATTTGAGTACATTGAATGTTCCATCAAGTTCTGGAAATGCTAATAAAAAAGGTGCATAA